In Lutra lutra chromosome 6, mLutLut1.2, whole genome shotgun sequence, the following are encoded in one genomic region:
- the TAAR1 gene encoding trace amine-associated receptor 1, with amino-acid sequence MSFCHNIINISCVKSSRSNDVRASLYSLMVLIILTTLIGNLIVIISISHFKQLHTPTNWLIHSMATVDFLLGCLVMPYSMVRSVEHGWYFGEVFCKIHTSTDIMLSSASIFHLSFISIDRYYAVCDPLRYKAKISILVIFVMIFISWSVPALFAFGMIFLELNFKGAEEMYYKYIHCIGGCSVFFSKTSGVLAFMTSFYIPGSIMLCVYSRIYFIAQRQAKSIHDANQKFQIGLEEKNGMLQSKERKAAKTLGIVMGVFLICWCPFFVCMVMDPFLDYSIPPTLNDALIWFGYLNSTFNPMVYAFFYPWFRKALKLILFGKIFQKDSCRYKLFLESHP; translated from the coding sequence ATGTCTTTTTGCcacaatataattaatatttcctGTGTGAAAAGCAGCAGGTCGAATGATGTCCGTGCTTCCCTGTATAGTTTAATGGTGCTCATAATTCTGACCACACTCATTGGCAATCTGATAGTCATTATTTCCATATCACACTTCAAGCAACTTCATACCCCAACTAATTGGCTCATTCATTCCATGGCCACTGTGGACTTTCTGCTGGGGTGCCTGGTCATGCCCTATAGCATGGTCAGATCTGTTGAGCATGGCTGGTACTTTGGAGAAGTCTTCTGTAAAATTCACACCAGCACTGACATTATGCTGAGCTCAGCATCCATTTTCCACTTGTCCTTCATTTCCATTGACCGCTACTATGCTGTGTGTGATCCATTGAGATACAAAGCCAAAATCAGTATCTTGGTTATCTTTGTGATGATCTTCATTAGTTGGAGTGTTCCTGCTCTTTTTGCATTTGGAATGATTTTTCTGGAGCTAAACTTCAAAGGAGCTGAAGAGATGTATTATAAATACATTCACTGCATAGGGGGTTGCTCCGTCTTCTTTAGCAAAACATCTGGGGTACTGGCCTTTATGACTTCTTTCTATATACCTGGATCTATTATGTTGTGTGTCTATTCCAGAATATATTTCATAGCTCAGAGACAGGCAAAATCAATTCATGATGCAAATCAGAAGTTTCAAattggattggaagaaaaaaatggaatgttacaaagcaaagaaaggaaagctgCAAAGACTTTAGGGATTGTGATGGGAGTTTTCTTAATATGCTGGTGTCCTTTCTTTGTCTGCATGGTCATGGATCCTTTCCTGGACTATAGCATTCCACCCACATTGAATGATGCATTGATTTGGTTTGGGTACTTGAACTCTACGTTCAATCCAATGGTTTATGCTTTTTTCTATCCTTGGTTCAGAAAAGCACTGAAGTTGATTCTATTTggtaaaattttccaaaaagattCGTGTAGGTATAAACTATTTTTAGAATCACATCCATAG